The Lentzea guizhouensis genome contains a region encoding:
- the rpmJ gene encoding 50S ribosomal protein L36 has protein sequence MKVQPSVKKICDKCKVIRRHGRVMVICENLRHKQRQG, from the coding sequence GTGAAGGTCCAGCCGAGCGTCAAGAAGATCTGCGACAAGTGCAAGGTGATCCGCCGTCACGGCCGGGTCATGGTGATCTGCGAGAACCTGCGCCACAAGCAGCGCCAGGGCTGA
- the rpsM gene encoding 30S ribosomal protein S13, with protein MARLAGVDLPREKRMEIALTYIFGIGRTRSKEVLAATSISPDLRVKDLTDDDVATLRDYIENNFKVEGDLRREVAADIRRKMEIGCYAGLRHRRGLPVRGQRTKTNARTRKGPKKTVAGKKKAGKK; from the coding sequence ATGGCACGACTCGCTGGCGTCGACCTCCCCCGCGAAAAGCGGATGGAGATCGCGCTCACCTACATCTTCGGCATCGGCCGCACCCGTTCCAAGGAGGTGCTGGCCGCCACGTCGATCTCGCCCGACCTCCGGGTGAAGGATCTGACGGACGATGACGTCGCCACTCTGCGGGACTACATCGAGAACAACTTCAAGGTCGAGGGTGACCTCCGTCGCGAGGTCGCGGCCGACATCCGTCGCAAGATGGAGATCGGCTGCTACGCGGGTCTTCGGCACCGTCGCGGCCTGCCCGTTCGCGGACAGCGCACGAAGACGAACGCTCGTACCCGCAAGGGTCCGAAGAAGACCGTGGCCGGCAAGAAGAAGGCCGGCAAGAAGTAA
- the rpsK gene encoding 30S ribosomal protein S11 produces MPPKSRQGAGVKKIRRKEKKNVSHGQAHIKSTFNNTIVSITDPLGNVISWASAGHVGFKGSRKSTPFAAQMAAENAARKAAEHGMRKVDVFVKGPGSGRETAIRSLQAAGLEVGTIQDVTPQPHNGCRPPKRRRV; encoded by the coding sequence TTGCCACCGAAGTCCCGTCAGGGCGCCGGGGTCAAGAAGATCCGGCGCAAGGAAAAGAAGAACGTCTCGCACGGCCAGGCGCACATCAAGAGCACGTTCAACAACACCATCGTGTCCATCACGGACCCGCTGGGCAACGTGATCTCGTGGGCCTCCGCCGGCCACGTCGGTTTCAAGGGTTCTCGCAAGTCCACGCCGTTCGCGGCGCAGATGGCTGCCGAGAACGCCGCCCGCAAGGCCGCAGAGCACGGCATGCGCAAGGTGGACGTGTTCGTCAAGGGTCCCGGCTCCGGCCGTGAGACCGCGATCCGTTCGCTGCAGGCCGCCGGTCTCGAGGTCGGCACCATCCAGGACGTGACCCCGCAGCCCCACAACGGCTGCCGCCCGCCCAAGCGGCGCCGGGTCTGA